The nucleotide sequence GGGCCGCCCGGGGAGTGGAATTCCCCGTCGAGTAGAGAGAAAGGCGAAGGGAAGTGGCGCGTTCGGCGAGCCCGGCGACCGCAATGGAGGCGGCCCTGCGGCTGCGGGCCGCCGTCGCGTCGTTCGCCTCATACATCACGGGACTTCCCGAATCGTTCCTGCAGCCCGGCGAGTGGGGCCCGAGAGAGGTGCTCGTCCACCTCGTCTTCTGGCATGAGACCCATGCTGCCACCATCGGCGCCTTGCTCCGGGGCGAGGAGCCGGCGCTGCCGGTGGGCACCTTCGCGCAGCTCAACGCCCGAGCCGTGCGGGCCAACGCGGATCAGCCCATTACCAGGCTCATCGAGCGCCTCGAGGCGGCGCAACGCGAGCTCGAGCGACTGGTGGTCGCAGCCGGCGGGCGGGATCTGCCCGGCATCCGCACCAAAGCCGGAGCGAAACCCCGCGACCTGCGTGCCGCCCTGCTTCGCATGGAAGCCCACGTGCGCCATCACGAACGCAAGCTTGCGCGAGAAACTGCTGGAGGTAATGGAAGTCGCAAACCGCGGTCGCCCGTACCAAGAGGTCGGGGCGAATGATATCATGAGGGGGCACACCACGGAGCGGTTGCTGTCTCCGGAGTTCCTGCAGGGCTTCGCCAGGGGCCTGCTACGGGGCTGATGGTTGGAGCATTCCTCCTCGGCGTGGCCTTCATCGCCTGGCTATCCCTTGCGCTCAGGTCGGAGGGCGGACGCCCGTCGCGCAGAGCGCGCCGACGGGCCGCATCGACCTCGAGGCCAGCCGGACGTCAGCGAATCCCGCGCCCGCCACCAGGGCGACGAGTTGCTGGCCGACACCTGCGACCGTCGATTCGGCCTCAGCCCACCTGGGCTGGAGCGTTACCGCGACCAGCCCCCCGGGCCTCAGAACGCGCTGTACCTCCCTGAGGTTGTCCTGCGGGTCCGGCCAGAACTGGATCGAATTGACGCAGAACGCTTTGTCGAAGGAGCTGTCGCCGAACGGCAACGCGGACACGGACGCCCAACGCAGTTCCACTCGCCCCTCTTGAACAAAGGCGGCGTTGCGCCGCCGCGCCTGCTGGACCATGAGCGGTGAGTGGTCGACGCCGGCGATGAAGGCGGCCCGGGAAGTCCGGGCGAGGTGCTCCACCCCGATGCCGGGCCCGAAGCCTACCTCCAGAACCCGCTCGCCATCCTTCACCCCCAGCAGTTCGACGGTCCAAGCGTTCAGCTCCCGGTTGGAATGGGCCATGAGCGCGCCGACCAGTCGGCCCGCGAGCCCGGAGGGCCGGCCAAACTGGCGATCCAGCCAGCTCATGTCACGCGCCCCCCTTGTCCCTTGCCATCACGGTGCGCTCCCATTAAAGGGCTTGCCGCACGTCTCGAGGACGGGTCTGGGAAGATAGCGTGAAAGATCATGTGTGCCAGCGCGTCGCGCCGGCGGCTGAACTCTTCGGCCGGTAGCGTGGC is from Limnochorda sp. L945t and encodes:
- a CDS encoding DinB family protein, which translates into the protein MARSASPATAMEAALRLRAAVASFASYITGLPESFLQPGEWGPREVLVHLVFWHETHAATIGALLRGEEPALPVGTFAQLNARAVRANADQPITRLIERLEAAQRELERLVVAAGGRDLPGIRTKAGAKPRDLRAALLRMEAHVRHHERKLARETAGGNGSRKPRSPVPRGRGE
- a CDS encoding class I SAM-dependent methyltransferase; the encoded protein is MSWLDRQFGRPSGLAGRLVGALMAHSNRELNAWTVELLGVKDGERVLEVGFGPGIGVEHLARTSRAAFIAGVDHSPLMVQQARRRNAAFVQEGRVELRWASVSALPFGDSSFDKAFCVNSIQFWPDPQDNLREVQRVLRPGGLVAVTLQPRWAEAESTVAGVGQQLVALVAGAGFADVRLASRSMRPVGALCATGVRPPT